From a region of the Coffea arabica cultivar ET-39 chromosome 3e, Coffea Arabica ET-39 HiFi, whole genome shotgun sequence genome:
- the LOC113737990 gene encoding uncharacterized protein isoform X1 — translation MAASASAYCCLTTTTAAAAAATTTPDRRILHRISVGPAFRIHYHHPATKSRLLTIRAPPPPSDSLTCRCNSTTKPDVHVFSVTPATNSDVDYLGQSTKGDLNINVGSGGQAALEGPIEKVAWTEARDAEDLLQHLGIPEPTYAPTLFNASTTSWLACALFIGPFSASNSPRGIFCSRTLNLRSISAIGYDMDYTLMHYNVKAWEGRAYDYCMVNLRNMGFPVDGLAFDPELVIRGLVIDKEKGNLVKADRFGYIKRAMHGTRMLSTRELSEMYGRELVDLRKESRWEFLNTLFSVSEAVAFMQMVDRLDDGFIAADIGPLDYKGLYKAVGKALFRAHVEGQLKSEIMSKPELFVEPDPELPLALVDQKEAGKRLLLITNSDYHYTDKMMQHSFNRFLPNDMSWRDLFDMVIVSARKPEFFQMSNPMYEVVTGEGLMRPCFKTRPGGLYSGGSAQMVENSLNIHGDEILYVGDHIYTDVSQSKVHLRWRTALICRELEEEYSALIRSHGHRAKLIDLINQKEVVGDLFNQLRLALQRKSKGRPAQTLAATLMDDKELTDSMQKLLVVMQRLDQKIAPMLEADGEHFNRRWGFLSRAGLWDKSHLMRQIEKYADIYTSRVSNFLHYTPFMYFRAQEQSLAHDSYSFRHLQIDRSADDKNNAFPK, via the exons ATGGCGGCATCAGCCAGCGCCTATTGCTGCCTTACCACGactactgctgctgctgctgctgctactaCGACACCCGACCGCCGAATTCTTCATAGGATAAGCGTGGGACCCGCCTTCCGCATCCACTATCATCACCCCGCCACCAAATCTAGGCTCCTCACTATACgagctcctcctcctccttcggATTCACTCACCTGCCGCTGCAACAGCACCACCAAGCCCGATGTTCATGTCTTCTCAGTTACTCCTGCCACCAACTCCGATGTAGACTACCTTGGCCAGAGCACTAAAGGCGACTTGAACATCAACGTTG GAAGTGGTGGGCAGGCAGCCTTGGAAGGTCCCATCGAAAAGGTGGCCTGGACAGAAGCTCGAGATGCCGAAGACTTGCTTCAACACTTGGGCATACCG GAACCTACCTATGCTCCAACTTTGTTCAACGCATCAACTACATCTTGGTTGGCATGTGCACTTTTCATA GGTCCATTTTCTGCTAGCAATTCTCCCCGAGGGATATTTTGCAGCCGCACGTTGAATCTACGGTCTATCAGTGCAATTGGGTATGACATGGACTACACGCTGATGCACTATAATGTCAAG GCATGGGAAGGAAGGGCTTATGACTATTGTATGGTTAATCTGAGAAATATGGGCTTTCCTGTTGATGGACTTGCTTTTGACCCAGAACTG GTGATTAGAGGACTTGTAATAGATAAAGAGAAAGGCAATTTGGTTAAGGCTGATCGATTTGGATATATTAAAAGAGCCATGCACGGCACAAGAATGCTATCTACTCGTGAATTAAG TGAGATGTATGGGAGGGAACTGGTAGATTTGCGGAAGGAGAGCCGATGGGAGTTCCTCAACACACTGTTCTCTGTTTCAGAAGCAGTGGCTTTTATGCAG ATGGTTGATAGATTGGACGATGGATTTATAGCAGCAGATATAGGTCCACTTGATTATAAAGGGCTTTACAAG GCTGTTGGGAAGGCACTCTTTAGGGCACATGTCGAAGGTCAGCTGAAG AGCGAGATAATGTCCAAGCCTGAACTATTTGTTGAACCTGATCCTGAGCTTCCATTGGCGCTGGTAGATCAAAAAGAG GCTGGCAAAAGGCTCTTGCTCATCACCAATTCAGACTATCATTATACAGACAAAATGATGCAGCATTCGTTCAATAGATTTCTTCCCAATGACATGAGCTGGCGTGATCTGTTTGACATG GTCATTGTCTCAGCCAGAAAGCCAGAATTTTTCCAGATGTCTAACCCAATGTATGAGGTAGTGACTGGTGAAGGTTTGATGCGTCCCTGTTTCAAGACTCGTCCAG GGGGGTTGTATTCTGGAGGAAGCGCACAGATGGTTGAGAATTCACTCAATATTCATGGAGATGAGATCTTGTATGTTGGTGATCACATATACACTGATGTAAGCCAATCAAAAGTCCATCTTAGATGGAGGACAGCATTGATTTGTCGAGAACTAGAAGAAGAG TACAGTGCTTTGATTAGGAGTCATGGTCATCGAGCAAAGTTGATAGACCTTATAAATCAGAAGGAGGTAGTAGGAGATCTCTTTAACCAACTTCGGCTTGCATTGCAGCGAAAATCCAAGGGGCGTCCTGCTCAG ACGTTGGCTGCCACCCTTATGGACGACAAAGAACTCACAGATAGCATGCAAAAGTTGCTTGTTGTAATGCAAAGGCTTGATCAAAAAATTGCCCCGATGCTGGAAGCTGATGGGGAACACTTCAACAGAAG ATGGGGTTTTCTTTCACGTGCTGGTCTGTGGGACAAAAGCCACTTAATGAGGCAGATTGAGaa GTATGCTGATATTTACACCTCTAGAGTTTCAAATTTTCTCCACTACACACCTTTCATGTACTTCCGGGCCCAGGAACAG TCTCTTGCTCATGATTCATATTCATTCCGTCATCTACAGATTGATAGATCAGCTGATGACAAGAACAACGCCTTTCCTAAGTAG
- the LOC113737990 gene encoding uncharacterized protein isoform X4, with amino-acid sequence MAASASAYCCLTTTTAAAAAATTTPDRRILHRISVGPAFRIHYHHPATKSRLLTIRAPPPPSDSLTCRCNSTTKPDVHVFSVTPATNSDVDYLGQSTKGDLNINVGSGGQAALEGPIEKVAWTEARDAEDLLQHLGIPEPTYAPTLFNASTTSWLACALFIGPFSASNSPRGIFCSRTLNLRSISAIGYDMDYTLMHYNVKAWEGRAYDYCMVNLRNMGFPVDGLAFDPELVIRGLVIDKEKGNLVKADRFGYIKRAMHGTRMLSTRELSEMYGRELVDLRKESRWEFLNTLFSVSEAVAFMQAVGKALFRAHVEGQLKSEIMSKPELFVEPDPELPLALVDQKEAGKRLLLITNSDYHYTDKMMQHSFNRFLPNDMSWRDLFDMVIVSARKPEFFQMSNPMYEVVTGEGLMRPCFKTRPGGLYSGGSAQMVENSLNIHGDEILYVGDHIYTDVSQSKVHLRWRTALICRELEEEYSALIRSHGHRAKLIDLINQKEVVGDLFNQLRLALQRKSKGRPAQTLAATLMDDKELTDSMQKLLVVMQRLDQKIAPMLEADGEHFNRRWGFLSRAGLWDKSHLMRQIEKYADIYTSRVSNFLHYTPFMYFRAQEQSLAHDSYSFRHLQIDRSADDKNNAFPK; translated from the exons ATGGCGGCATCAGCCAGCGCCTATTGCTGCCTTACCACGactactgctgctgctgctgctgctactaCGACACCCGACCGCCGAATTCTTCATAGGATAAGCGTGGGACCCGCCTTCCGCATCCACTATCATCACCCCGCCACCAAATCTAGGCTCCTCACTATACgagctcctcctcctccttcggATTCACTCACCTGCCGCTGCAACAGCACCACCAAGCCCGATGTTCATGTCTTCTCAGTTACTCCTGCCACCAACTCCGATGTAGACTACCTTGGCCAGAGCACTAAAGGCGACTTGAACATCAACGTTG GAAGTGGTGGGCAGGCAGCCTTGGAAGGTCCCATCGAAAAGGTGGCCTGGACAGAAGCTCGAGATGCCGAAGACTTGCTTCAACACTTGGGCATACCG GAACCTACCTATGCTCCAACTTTGTTCAACGCATCAACTACATCTTGGTTGGCATGTGCACTTTTCATA GGTCCATTTTCTGCTAGCAATTCTCCCCGAGGGATATTTTGCAGCCGCACGTTGAATCTACGGTCTATCAGTGCAATTGGGTATGACATGGACTACACGCTGATGCACTATAATGTCAAG GCATGGGAAGGAAGGGCTTATGACTATTGTATGGTTAATCTGAGAAATATGGGCTTTCCTGTTGATGGACTTGCTTTTGACCCAGAACTG GTGATTAGAGGACTTGTAATAGATAAAGAGAAAGGCAATTTGGTTAAGGCTGATCGATTTGGATATATTAAAAGAGCCATGCACGGCACAAGAATGCTATCTACTCGTGAATTAAG TGAGATGTATGGGAGGGAACTGGTAGATTTGCGGAAGGAGAGCCGATGGGAGTTCCTCAACACACTGTTCTCTGTTTCAGAAGCAGTGGCTTTTATGCAG GCTGTTGGGAAGGCACTCTTTAGGGCACATGTCGAAGGTCAGCTGAAG AGCGAGATAATGTCCAAGCCTGAACTATTTGTTGAACCTGATCCTGAGCTTCCATTGGCGCTGGTAGATCAAAAAGAG GCTGGCAAAAGGCTCTTGCTCATCACCAATTCAGACTATCATTATACAGACAAAATGATGCAGCATTCGTTCAATAGATTTCTTCCCAATGACATGAGCTGGCGTGATCTGTTTGACATG GTCATTGTCTCAGCCAGAAAGCCAGAATTTTTCCAGATGTCTAACCCAATGTATGAGGTAGTGACTGGTGAAGGTTTGATGCGTCCCTGTTTCAAGACTCGTCCAG GGGGGTTGTATTCTGGAGGAAGCGCACAGATGGTTGAGAATTCACTCAATATTCATGGAGATGAGATCTTGTATGTTGGTGATCACATATACACTGATGTAAGCCAATCAAAAGTCCATCTTAGATGGAGGACAGCATTGATTTGTCGAGAACTAGAAGAAGAG TACAGTGCTTTGATTAGGAGTCATGGTCATCGAGCAAAGTTGATAGACCTTATAAATCAGAAGGAGGTAGTAGGAGATCTCTTTAACCAACTTCGGCTTGCATTGCAGCGAAAATCCAAGGGGCGTCCTGCTCAG ACGTTGGCTGCCACCCTTATGGACGACAAAGAACTCACAGATAGCATGCAAAAGTTGCTTGTTGTAATGCAAAGGCTTGATCAAAAAATTGCCCCGATGCTGGAAGCTGATGGGGAACACTTCAACAGAAG ATGGGGTTTTCTTTCACGTGCTGGTCTGTGGGACAAAAGCCACTTAATGAGGCAGATTGAGaa GTATGCTGATATTTACACCTCTAGAGTTTCAAATTTTCTCCACTACACACCTTTCATGTACTTCCGGGCCCAGGAACAG TCTCTTGCTCATGATTCATATTCATTCCGTCATCTACAGATTGATAGATCAGCTGATGACAAGAACAACGCCTTTCCTAAGTAG
- the LOC113737990 gene encoding uncharacterized protein isoform X3, with protein sequence MAASASAYCCLTTTTAAAAAATTTPDRRILHRISVGPAFRIHYHHPATKSRLLTIRAPPPPSDSLTCRCNSTTKPDVHVFSVTPATNSDVDYLGQSTKGDLNINVGSGGQAALEGPIEKVAWTEARDAEDLLQHLGIPGPFSASNSPRGIFCSRTLNLRSISAIGYDMDYTLMHYNVKAWEGRAYDYCMVNLRNMGFPVDGLAFDPELVIRGLVIDKEKGNLVKADRFGYIKRAMHGTRMLSTRELSEMYGRELVDLRKESRWEFLNTLFSVSEAVAFMQMVDRLDDGFIAADIGPLDYKGLYKAVGKALFRAHVEGQLKSEIMSKPELFVEPDPELPLALVDQKEAGKRLLLITNSDYHYTDKMMQHSFNRFLPNDMSWRDLFDMVIVSARKPEFFQMSNPMYEVVTGEGLMRPCFKTRPGGLYSGGSAQMVENSLNIHGDEILYVGDHIYTDVSQSKVHLRWRTALICRELEEEYSALIRSHGHRAKLIDLINQKEVVGDLFNQLRLALQRKSKGRPAQTLAATLMDDKELTDSMQKLLVVMQRLDQKIAPMLEADGEHFNRRWGFLSRAGLWDKSHLMRQIEKYADIYTSRVSNFLHYTPFMYFRAQEQSLAHDSYSFRHLQIDRSADDKNNAFPK encoded by the exons ATGGCGGCATCAGCCAGCGCCTATTGCTGCCTTACCACGactactgctgctgctgctgctgctactaCGACACCCGACCGCCGAATTCTTCATAGGATAAGCGTGGGACCCGCCTTCCGCATCCACTATCATCACCCCGCCACCAAATCTAGGCTCCTCACTATACgagctcctcctcctccttcggATTCACTCACCTGCCGCTGCAACAGCACCACCAAGCCCGATGTTCATGTCTTCTCAGTTACTCCTGCCACCAACTCCGATGTAGACTACCTTGGCCAGAGCACTAAAGGCGACTTGAACATCAACGTTG GAAGTGGTGGGCAGGCAGCCTTGGAAGGTCCCATCGAAAAGGTGGCCTGGACAGAAGCTCGAGATGCCGAAGACTTGCTTCAACACTTGGGCATACCG GGTCCATTTTCTGCTAGCAATTCTCCCCGAGGGATATTTTGCAGCCGCACGTTGAATCTACGGTCTATCAGTGCAATTGGGTATGACATGGACTACACGCTGATGCACTATAATGTCAAG GCATGGGAAGGAAGGGCTTATGACTATTGTATGGTTAATCTGAGAAATATGGGCTTTCCTGTTGATGGACTTGCTTTTGACCCAGAACTG GTGATTAGAGGACTTGTAATAGATAAAGAGAAAGGCAATTTGGTTAAGGCTGATCGATTTGGATATATTAAAAGAGCCATGCACGGCACAAGAATGCTATCTACTCGTGAATTAAG TGAGATGTATGGGAGGGAACTGGTAGATTTGCGGAAGGAGAGCCGATGGGAGTTCCTCAACACACTGTTCTCTGTTTCAGAAGCAGTGGCTTTTATGCAG ATGGTTGATAGATTGGACGATGGATTTATAGCAGCAGATATAGGTCCACTTGATTATAAAGGGCTTTACAAG GCTGTTGGGAAGGCACTCTTTAGGGCACATGTCGAAGGTCAGCTGAAG AGCGAGATAATGTCCAAGCCTGAACTATTTGTTGAACCTGATCCTGAGCTTCCATTGGCGCTGGTAGATCAAAAAGAG GCTGGCAAAAGGCTCTTGCTCATCACCAATTCAGACTATCATTATACAGACAAAATGATGCAGCATTCGTTCAATAGATTTCTTCCCAATGACATGAGCTGGCGTGATCTGTTTGACATG GTCATTGTCTCAGCCAGAAAGCCAGAATTTTTCCAGATGTCTAACCCAATGTATGAGGTAGTGACTGGTGAAGGTTTGATGCGTCCCTGTTTCAAGACTCGTCCAG GGGGGTTGTATTCTGGAGGAAGCGCACAGATGGTTGAGAATTCACTCAATATTCATGGAGATGAGATCTTGTATGTTGGTGATCACATATACACTGATGTAAGCCAATCAAAAGTCCATCTTAGATGGAGGACAGCATTGATTTGTCGAGAACTAGAAGAAGAG TACAGTGCTTTGATTAGGAGTCATGGTCATCGAGCAAAGTTGATAGACCTTATAAATCAGAAGGAGGTAGTAGGAGATCTCTTTAACCAACTTCGGCTTGCATTGCAGCGAAAATCCAAGGGGCGTCCTGCTCAG ACGTTGGCTGCCACCCTTATGGACGACAAAGAACTCACAGATAGCATGCAAAAGTTGCTTGTTGTAATGCAAAGGCTTGATCAAAAAATTGCCCCGATGCTGGAAGCTGATGGGGAACACTTCAACAGAAG ATGGGGTTTTCTTTCACGTGCTGGTCTGTGGGACAAAAGCCACTTAATGAGGCAGATTGAGaa GTATGCTGATATTTACACCTCTAGAGTTTCAAATTTTCTCCACTACACACCTTTCATGTACTTCCGGGCCCAGGAACAG TCTCTTGCTCATGATTCATATTCATTCCGTCATCTACAGATTGATAGATCAGCTGATGACAAGAACAACGCCTTTCCTAAGTAG
- the LOC113737990 gene encoding uncharacterized protein isoform X2, giving the protein MAASASAYCCLTTTTAAAAAATTTPDRRILHRISVGPAFRIHYHHPATKSRLLTIRAPPPPSDSLTCRCNSTTKPDVHVFSVTPATNSDVDYLGQSTKGDLNINVGSGGQAALEGPIEKVAWTEARDAEDLLQHLGIPEPTYAPTLFNASTTSWLACALFIGPFSASNSPRGIFCSRTLNLRSISAIGYDMDYTLMHYNVKAWEGRAYDYCMVNLRNMGFPVDGLAFDPELVIRGLVIDKEKGNLVKADRFGYIKRAMHGTRMLSTRELSEMYGRELVDLRKESRWEFLNTLFSVSEAVAFMQMVDRLDDGFIAADIGPLDYKGLYKAVGKALFRAHVEGQLKSEIMSKPELFVEPDPELPLALVDQKEAGKRLLLITNSDYHYTDKMMQHSFNRFLPNDMSWRDLFDMVIVSARKPEFFQMSNPMYEVVTGEGLMRPCFKTRPGGLYSGGSAQMVENSLNIHGDEILYVGDHIYTDVSQSKVHLRWRTALICRELEEEYSALIRSHGHRAKLIDLINQKEVVGDLFNQLRLALQRKSKGRPAQTLAATLMDDKELTDSMQKLLVVMQRLDQKIAPMLEADGEHFNRRWGFLSRAGLWDKSHLMRQIEKYADIYTSRVSNFLHYTPFMYFRAQEQFAHGHV; this is encoded by the exons ATGGCGGCATCAGCCAGCGCCTATTGCTGCCTTACCACGactactgctgctgctgctgctgctactaCGACACCCGACCGCCGAATTCTTCATAGGATAAGCGTGGGACCCGCCTTCCGCATCCACTATCATCACCCCGCCACCAAATCTAGGCTCCTCACTATACgagctcctcctcctccttcggATTCACTCACCTGCCGCTGCAACAGCACCACCAAGCCCGATGTTCATGTCTTCTCAGTTACTCCTGCCACCAACTCCGATGTAGACTACCTTGGCCAGAGCACTAAAGGCGACTTGAACATCAACGTTG GAAGTGGTGGGCAGGCAGCCTTGGAAGGTCCCATCGAAAAGGTGGCCTGGACAGAAGCTCGAGATGCCGAAGACTTGCTTCAACACTTGGGCATACCG GAACCTACCTATGCTCCAACTTTGTTCAACGCATCAACTACATCTTGGTTGGCATGTGCACTTTTCATA GGTCCATTTTCTGCTAGCAATTCTCCCCGAGGGATATTTTGCAGCCGCACGTTGAATCTACGGTCTATCAGTGCAATTGGGTATGACATGGACTACACGCTGATGCACTATAATGTCAAG GCATGGGAAGGAAGGGCTTATGACTATTGTATGGTTAATCTGAGAAATATGGGCTTTCCTGTTGATGGACTTGCTTTTGACCCAGAACTG GTGATTAGAGGACTTGTAATAGATAAAGAGAAAGGCAATTTGGTTAAGGCTGATCGATTTGGATATATTAAAAGAGCCATGCACGGCACAAGAATGCTATCTACTCGTGAATTAAG TGAGATGTATGGGAGGGAACTGGTAGATTTGCGGAAGGAGAGCCGATGGGAGTTCCTCAACACACTGTTCTCTGTTTCAGAAGCAGTGGCTTTTATGCAG ATGGTTGATAGATTGGACGATGGATTTATAGCAGCAGATATAGGTCCACTTGATTATAAAGGGCTTTACAAG GCTGTTGGGAAGGCACTCTTTAGGGCACATGTCGAAGGTCAGCTGAAG AGCGAGATAATGTCCAAGCCTGAACTATTTGTTGAACCTGATCCTGAGCTTCCATTGGCGCTGGTAGATCAAAAAGAG GCTGGCAAAAGGCTCTTGCTCATCACCAATTCAGACTATCATTATACAGACAAAATGATGCAGCATTCGTTCAATAGATTTCTTCCCAATGACATGAGCTGGCGTGATCTGTTTGACATG GTCATTGTCTCAGCCAGAAAGCCAGAATTTTTCCAGATGTCTAACCCAATGTATGAGGTAGTGACTGGTGAAGGTTTGATGCGTCCCTGTTTCAAGACTCGTCCAG GGGGGTTGTATTCTGGAGGAAGCGCACAGATGGTTGAGAATTCACTCAATATTCATGGAGATGAGATCTTGTATGTTGGTGATCACATATACACTGATGTAAGCCAATCAAAAGTCCATCTTAGATGGAGGACAGCATTGATTTGTCGAGAACTAGAAGAAGAG TACAGTGCTTTGATTAGGAGTCATGGTCATCGAGCAAAGTTGATAGACCTTATAAATCAGAAGGAGGTAGTAGGAGATCTCTTTAACCAACTTCGGCTTGCATTGCAGCGAAAATCCAAGGGGCGTCCTGCTCAG ACGTTGGCTGCCACCCTTATGGACGACAAAGAACTCACAGATAGCATGCAAAAGTTGCTTGTTGTAATGCAAAGGCTTGATCAAAAAATTGCCCCGATGCTGGAAGCTGATGGGGAACACTTCAACAGAAG ATGGGGTTTTCTTTCACGTGCTGGTCTGTGGGACAAAAGCCACTTAATGAGGCAGATTGAGaa GTATGCTGATATTTACACCTCTAGAGTTTCAAATTTTCTCCACTACACACCTTTCATGTACTTCCGGGCCCAGGAACAG TTTGCTCATGGGCATGTCTGA